In Geotalea uraniireducens, one genomic interval encodes:
- a CDS encoding TolC family protein, whose product MKVITTALLLSLCTTNVIAAESQLRLPLAEAIKSAVEKNLDVQAERYNPAAALADVRASEGIYDTALNFFTGYSQSTTEPASTFLSGNVTNRQKSVQINPGVSQLVPTGGTIGLTFNNTFNNNNSSISLNNYWESNLTLNLSQPLLKNFGREATDLNINVAKFNKEGTLEQFKTKLLDTITQVRNEYFKLYSLREQLEVKKTSLLLAQKILTETRGRVKAGVLPAMEIQNAEFGAASREKDLIDAERAVRDENDLLHVLLQLPGNEEIVPVDVPSKAYYSANVDEMIKRALTLRPEIRGQQIVVRTNELQTRVTRNQTLPDLNLTASAALTGLDRHYNRDLEKIGSTDYPEWNVGLQFVYPLGNNAAENAYIKSKLRLEQAKVQEKSLEQGIANEIKTAIRGIEASYKQIDVTERGRLYAEERLQSYIKKNEVGLATTKDVLDVENDLVTAKGNQIQALVDYNDAITQLWRATGELLEKEGIHITSESGDTLYAKQAQN is encoded by the coding sequence ATGAAGGTAATCACTACCGCTCTGCTGCTCTCCCTCTGCACCACCAATGTCATTGCCGCAGAGAGTCAGCTGCGTCTGCCATTGGCCGAGGCAATCAAGTCGGCAGTTGAAAAAAACCTCGACGTTCAAGCCGAACGGTACAACCCGGCGGCCGCTCTGGCAGATGTTCGCGCCAGTGAAGGGATCTACGACACTGCACTCAATTTTTTCACCGGGTATTCTCAGTCAACCACTGAGCCTGCAAGCACTTTTCTGTCGGGCAATGTAACCAATCGGCAAAAGTCCGTCCAAATCAATCCCGGTGTCAGCCAATTAGTCCCAACGGGCGGTACGATTGGCCTCACCTTTAACAACACCTTCAACAACAATAACTCTTCAATATCTCTAAACAATTACTGGGAATCCAATCTCACGCTGAACTTGAGCCAACCACTTTTGAAGAACTTTGGCCGCGAGGCTACCGACTTGAACATCAACGTCGCCAAATTCAATAAGGAAGGGACACTGGAGCAGTTCAAGACCAAGCTACTGGACACTATTACCCAGGTCAGAAATGAGTACTTCAAGCTGTACAGCCTCCGTGAGCAGCTGGAAGTCAAGAAAACCTCTCTGCTTCTCGCCCAAAAGATCCTGACCGAGACCCGCGGGCGGGTCAAAGCCGGAGTACTGCCGGCAATGGAAATTCAAAACGCCGAATTCGGGGCGGCCAGCAGGGAGAAAGACCTGATTGATGCCGAGCGGGCAGTTAGGGACGAAAACGATCTTCTTCACGTTTTGCTGCAACTGCCGGGCAACGAAGAGATTGTGCCGGTCGATGTGCCATCGAAGGCATACTATTCGGCAAATGTCGACGAGATGATCAAGCGCGCCCTGACACTACGGCCGGAAATCAGAGGACAGCAAATTGTCGTCAGGACCAATGAACTCCAAACCCGGGTTACCAGGAACCAGACACTCCCCGATCTCAATCTGACTGCCAGTGCGGCTTTAACCGGGCTGGACCGCCATTACAACCGCGATCTTGAAAAGATCGGCTCAACCGACTACCCCGAGTGGAATGTCGGCCTGCAGTTCGTTTATCCGCTGGGGAACAACGCGGCAGAAAACGCGTACATAAAAAGCAAGCTCAGACTGGAGCAGGCCAAAGTACAGGAAAAAAGTCTGGAACAAGGCATCGCAAACGAGATTAAAACGGCAATTCGGGGGATTGAGGCAAGTTACAAGCAGATCGATGTCACCGAACGAGGGCGACTCTACGCCGAAGAACGGCTGCAATCGTACATCAAGAAGAATGAAGTGGGATTGGCAACCACGAAAGATGTCCTTGATGTCGAAAATGACCTGGTCACCGCCAAAGGAAACCAGATCCAGGCGCTAGTTGACTACAACGACGCTATTACCCAGTTATGGCGAGCAACCGGCGAGTTGTTGGAGAAGGAAGGGATTCATATCACCAGTGAGTCTGGCGACACACTCTATGCCAAGCAGGCACAGAACTGA
- a CDS encoding A/G-specific adenine glycosylase yields MLQQTQVERVKGKYREFIAIFPDFRTLAAAPLAEVLTAWQGLGYNRRAISLKATAEMVVGNFGGALPSFPDELECLPGIGHYTARAVAAFAFHRTEVFIETNIRAVFIHLFFPERLNVHDREILPLVEATLDRDNVREWYYALMDYGVFLKREHANPARKSAHHVRQAPFKGSNRELRSMILRKILDSPGVTVQQIVAGLGREDELVRKNLDALVKEGFIVVDQNNGYTVP; encoded by the coding sequence ATGCTGCAGCAGACTCAGGTGGAGCGGGTAAAGGGAAAATATCGGGAATTTATTGCCATATTTCCCGATTTCCGCACCCTGGCAGCCGCTCCGCTTGCCGAGGTGCTTACTGCATGGCAAGGACTCGGCTATAACCGGCGCGCCATTTCGTTAAAGGCGACTGCTGAAATGGTGGTCGGTAACTTTGGTGGCGCCCTGCCCTCTTTCCCAGACGAACTGGAATGCCTGCCGGGCATCGGCCATTATACTGCACGCGCTGTGGCGGCATTTGCTTTCCATCGCACTGAGGTTTTCATTGAGACCAATATTCGGGCCGTGTTCATTCATCTGTTTTTCCCGGAACGACTCAATGTCCACGACCGGGAGATACTCCCGCTGGTCGAGGCAACACTGGATCGGGACAACGTTCGCGAATGGTACTATGCCCTTATGGATTATGGGGTGTTTTTGAAAAGGGAGCATGCTAATCCCGCCCGGAAAAGCGCCCACCACGTCAGGCAAGCCCCTTTCAAGGGCTCGAACCGGGAATTGCGAAGCATGATCCTGCGGAAAATCCTCGACTCCCCCGGCGTAACAGTCCAGCAAATCGTTGCCGGACTTGGCCGGGAAGACGAACTGGTGAGGAAAAATCTCGACGCTCTGGTAAAAGAAGGGTTTATCGTTGTGGATCAGAACAATGGCTATACGGTCCCTTGA
- a CDS encoding CoA-binding protein, with protein sequence MGIKEQIDVFLQSEAFGVVGASTDRHKYGNKVLRVYQQKGMRAIPVNPHEKEIEGVACVASVAGLPPEVKSISVITPPVVTEQIVDLAASKGINNVWMQPGAESPLAVEKCRRHGINVIADGSCILVVLGYHEH encoded by the coding sequence ATGGGTATCAAAGAACAGATTGATGTATTCCTGCAGAGCGAGGCATTCGGTGTGGTCGGTGCATCAACAGACCGGCATAAATACGGGAATAAAGTGCTACGGGTCTATCAACAGAAAGGTATGCGGGCAATTCCGGTCAACCCGCATGAGAAAGAAATTGAGGGGGTAGCATGTGTCGCCAGTGTTGCGGGATTGCCTCCCGAAGTAAAAAGCATCTCCGTGATCACGCCGCCCGTGGTGACCGAACAGATTGTTGATCTTGCAGCAAGCAAAGGGATCAACAATGTCTGGATGCAACCCGGCGCCGAAAGTCCGCTTGCTGTTGAAAAATGCCGGCGCCACGGTATTAACGTAATTGCCGACGGGAGCTGTATTCTGGTCGTGCTCGGCTATCACGAACATTGA
- a CDS encoding chemotaxis protein CheX: MAVKFFGQFLVEQGIVSREVLLQAVELQESVNLSFGATALSMGFLNEADIERVHNAQRNEDLRFGDMAVKLGIMTTEQMQQVLTKQKNAHLYIGEALVKIGGIKAENLAVLLEEFKADQAQYATESLAIPGEVEEPRLWEMVIDLSYKMLTRVAMLTFRPEPIVVAQGLPAMHTYAVMNFSGDVSGRYLMGVSAPTQKKIAREILNETQVDHEPKEVLDDTVMEFVNVVCGNIAAKAAQQGKTIEIAPPEIIDSSSGLVAGETTKVLRFPVCLADGDRVELAVFIAG, translated from the coding sequence ATGGCGGTCAAGTTTTTTGGGCAGTTTCTCGTAGAACAAGGGATTGTTTCCAGGGAAGTCCTGCTGCAGGCCGTGGAGCTGCAAGAGTCGGTAAACCTTAGTTTTGGTGCCACCGCTCTTTCTATGGGTTTTCTGAACGAAGCTGATATTGAGCGAGTCCATAATGCTCAGCGGAATGAGGATTTGCGTTTTGGTGATATGGCTGTAAAGCTCGGAATTATGACTACCGAGCAGATGCAGCAGGTCCTGACAAAACAAAAAAATGCCCACCTGTACATTGGGGAGGCACTTGTTAAGATCGGCGGGATCAAAGCTGAAAATCTTGCCGTACTGTTGGAAGAATTCAAAGCCGACCAAGCCCAGTATGCCACCGAAAGCCTGGCGATTCCCGGGGAGGTGGAGGAGCCCCGCTTGTGGGAAATGGTTATCGATCTCTCCTATAAAATGTTGACCCGCGTCGCGATGCTGACTTTTCGTCCCGAACCGATTGTCGTTGCTCAAGGGTTGCCGGCGATGCATACCTATGCCGTTATGAATTTCTCCGGCGATGTCAGTGGGCGATATCTTATGGGGGTTTCAGCTCCGACCCAGAAGAAAATTGCCAGGGAGATTCTGAACGAGACCCAGGTCGATCATGAACCGAAGGAGGTTCTCGACGACACGGTGATGGAATTTGTCAACGTCGTCTGCGGCAATATTGCGGCGAAGGCTGCCCAACAGGGGAAAACCATCGAGATTGCTCCTCCGGAGATTATAGACAGTTCTTCCGGGCTTGTTGCCGGGGAGACGACTAAAGTGTTGCGTTTTCCTGTCTGTTTGGCGGATGGAGACCGGGTTGAGTTGGCAGTGTTTATTGCTGGATAG
- a CDS encoding response regulator → MKKVLIVDDSISVARQLEKILTESGEFQVVGHGKNGMEAIRMHQTEHPDIICMDMNMPGMDGLTALRTLVALDKNVKVVMVTSLGGVGDKFTEALRLGARTVISKPFEADNVLKILREL, encoded by the coding sequence ATGAAAAAGGTTTTGATAGTGGACGACAGCATCTCGGTAGCCCGCCAGCTGGAGAAAATCCTTACGGAAAGCGGCGAGTTCCAGGTCGTCGGCCATGGCAAGAACGGCATGGAGGCCATTCGGATGCATCAGACGGAGCATCCGGATATCATCTGCATGGACATGAATATGCCGGGGATGGACGGCCTGACCGCCTTGCGCACTCTTGTGGCGCTCGACAAAAACGTTAAGGTGGTCATGGTAACGTCGCTTGGAGGGGTTGGAGATAAATTTACCGAGGCATTGCGGCTCGGCGCGCGTACGGTGATTTCCAAGCCTTTTGAAGCGGATAATGTCTTGAAAATTCTCCGCGAGCTTTAG
- the ldhH gene encoding L-lactate dehydrogenase (quinone) large subunit LdhH, with protein MARDVIRQKINDAFLRRALRNFAAAYPVARAKAFAGTDFEQLRNEISTAKETNLQILPELVERFTSAAEAAGAVVHYCRTALDARQKILEILRQNGADFLVKSKSMTSEEIELNPYLEEHGVTCLETDLGEWIIQLAGERPSHMVMPAIHKNREEVAELFSKATGKECPADIPSLVRIARETLRSGFLSGQAGLSGANVAIADSGALGIITNEGNGRLVTTLPRIHIAVVGIEKIVPALKEALDVVTILPKNATGQTITSYVSLIKGPTGAGRQLHIVLLDNGRRQLAADADFAQALKCVKCGACANVCPIYEIVGGHVFGHIYIGGIGLILTPFFHGLDKAEEILKLCIGCRKCNEVCAAKIDIEGLIVDLRDKIRKPVGQKFLFATLMKNRKLFHTTLRALYLAQKPFQGEGGRIRHLPLVLNRETANRSLPPIAEKPFRNLVTERPRQGSTEKKAGKVIFYSGCLADFVYPEMCQDTVTSLEALGYDVLFPPEQSCCGIPARYSGEMDVARDLAKINIQVLLDREVDYVVTICPTCTMSLRHDFSKLLQHDPEWHAKAVALASKTVNFSELAVRHLDGGNPPVEPVLAVTYHDACHLKRGCGVFREPREVLTRLAGVEINEMEDCDKCCGFGGSYSIKYPEISQEVLKNKLEKIVAVGAAMIAVDCPGCKLQIEGGLEAAGSTLSVEHSATLVARRLAQ; from the coding sequence ATGGCACGGGATGTAATCCGGCAAAAAATCAATGATGCATTCCTGCGGCGGGCATTGAGGAATTTTGCTGCGGCTTATCCGGTTGCCCGTGCCAAAGCTTTTGCCGGAACCGATTTCGAGCAGCTGCGTAACGAAATTTCGACGGCGAAAGAAACGAATCTACAGATTCTGCCCGAACTGGTCGAACGCTTTACGAGTGCTGCGGAAGCGGCTGGTGCCGTAGTTCACTACTGCCGTACCGCCCTCGATGCACGGCAGAAAATTCTCGAAATCCTTCGTCAGAACGGGGCCGATTTCCTGGTTAAATCGAAATCGATGACCTCTGAAGAGATCGAGTTGAATCCGTATCTGGAAGAGCATGGCGTAACATGTCTTGAAACCGATCTGGGAGAATGGATTATCCAGCTTGCCGGCGAGCGCCCTTCCCATATGGTTATGCCGGCGATCCACAAAAATCGTGAAGAGGTTGCGGAATTGTTCAGTAAGGCAACCGGGAAAGAGTGCCCGGCCGATATCCCCTCTCTCGTCCGGATTGCGCGGGAAACCCTGCGCAGCGGTTTCCTTTCCGGTCAGGCGGGGCTTTCGGGGGCAAACGTGGCCATTGCCGACTCCGGTGCCCTGGGTATTATCACCAACGAGGGGAATGGCCGACTAGTCACTACCCTGCCCCGCATCCACATCGCCGTGGTTGGCATTGAGAAGATCGTGCCTGCCCTCAAGGAGGCGCTGGATGTGGTCACTATCCTGCCGAAGAATGCCACTGGCCAGACGATCACCTCATACGTATCGCTGATCAAAGGGCCGACCGGCGCTGGTCGGCAACTCCACATCGTTCTTCTCGACAACGGTCGACGGCAGTTGGCTGCCGACGCCGATTTTGCCCAGGCCTTGAAGTGCGTGAAGTGTGGCGCCTGCGCCAATGTCTGCCCGATTTATGAAATTGTTGGCGGCCATGTCTTCGGGCATATTTATATTGGCGGGATCGGGCTGATCCTTACGCCCTTTTTCCATGGCCTCGACAAGGCCGAGGAGATTCTCAAACTTTGCATTGGCTGTCGGAAGTGCAACGAAGTTTGTGCCGCCAAGATTGATATCGAGGGGCTGATTGTTGATCTTCGGGACAAGATCAGAAAGCCGGTGGGGCAAAAGTTCCTGTTTGCCACCCTGATGAAAAACCGTAAGCTTTTTCATACGACGCTCCGAGCCTTGTATCTGGCCCAAAAGCCCTTTCAGGGGGAAGGAGGACGCATTCGTCATCTGCCACTGGTCCTTAATCGGGAGACCGCCAATCGGTCGCTTCCTCCCATTGCCGAAAAACCATTCCGCAATTTGGTTACAGAACGCCCAAGACAAGGTTCCACAGAAAAGAAGGCCGGCAAAGTTATCTTCTATTCCGGGTGCCTTGCCGATTTTGTTTACCCTGAAATGTGCCAGGATACGGTGACCAGTCTCGAAGCATTGGGCTACGATGTCCTCTTCCCTCCAGAACAGAGCTGTTGCGGAATCCCGGCACGCTATTCTGGCGAGATGGACGTGGCGAGAGATTTGGCAAAGATCAACATTCAGGTGCTCTTAGACCGGGAAGTCGATTATGTCGTGACCATCTGCCCGACGTGCACCATGTCGTTGCGCCATGATTTCTCCAAATTGTTGCAGCACGATCCGGAGTGGCATGCCAAGGCCGTTGCCCTGGCCAGCAAAACGGTGAATTTTTCCGAATTGGCGGTGCGGCACCTGGACGGAGGCAACCCGCCGGTGGAACCAGTCTTGGCGGTTACCTATCATGATGCCTGCCACCTCAAGCGGGGATGTGGGGTCTTCCGCGAACCGCGGGAAGTGCTGACCCGCTTGGCCGGGGTGGAAATCAACGAAATGGAAGATTGCGACAAGTGTTGCGGCTTTGGCGGTTCTTATTCCATCAAATATCCCGAGATTTCTCAGGAAGTTCTCAAGAATAAGTTAGAAAAGATCGTCGCTGTTGGTGCGGCAATGATTGCCGTTGATTGCCCCGGTTGCAAACTACAAATAGAAGGAGGGCTGGAAGCCGCTGGCAGTACTCTTTCCGTCGAACATTCGGCAACGCTGGTCGCCAGGCGGCTTGCCCAGTAA
- a CDS encoding LutC/YkgG family protein, with protein sequence MLETFISAAEAAGTVVKRFSVPDEGFLYLRGAIEGKTVAASGITDEMSTWLAGIATPEASDKADIGISFAQAGVARTGSLLLELTDPVARSATALPPIHYVVLKASTVVADLHALHDVLAALLAAGRGVYLSLITGPSRTADIERVLTIGVHGPCELHLLILEGV encoded by the coding sequence ATGCTTGAAACGTTTATTTCGGCAGCGGAGGCTGCTGGCACGGTGGTAAAACGTTTTTCCGTGCCGGACGAAGGCTTCTTATATCTGCGGGGGGCGATTGAGGGGAAAACGGTGGCTGCTTCGGGCATCACCGATGAAATGTCGACGTGGCTGGCAGGGATCGCTACTCCTGAGGCTAGTGACAAGGCTGATATCGGCATCAGTTTTGCCCAGGCGGGTGTGGCCCGGACCGGCAGTCTGCTTCTTGAGTTGACCGATCCCGTCGCTCGTAGCGCCACAGCATTGCCCCCCATCCATTACGTGGTACTTAAGGCTTCGACCGTTGTCGCCGACCTCCATGCATTGCACGATGTGCTGGCGGCACTTCTTGCGGCTGGCAGGGGGGTCTATCTTTCACTGATCACCGGTCCGAGCCGGACTGCCGATATTGAGAGAGTGCTGACAATTGGCGTTCATGGGCCGTGCGAATTGCATCTTCTCATTCTGGAGGGAGTGTAG
- a CDS encoding FAD-binding oxidoreductase: protein MEQSFIRDLASIVGSEYVLSDRESLACYGYDATPELESAPGAVVLPAHADELARIMARCHSAGVPVTARGSGTNLSGGSLGTPTGIVLQTSRMNRVIEIDKENLTISVEPGVITSAVHRAVEALDLFYPPDPGSMNISTIGGNVAENSGGLRGLKYGVTADYVMGLRTVLADGNLLATGGKAVKDVAGYNLRQLLVSSEGTLGIFAEVILKLIPKPAAKKTMLAHFPALEQAALAVSHIIAARIIPSTLEFMDRVTIKCVEEYAHVGLPLDVDAVLLIEVDGHAAQVGDDAAAIGEICRKEGCSLFQEATDPAMALQLATARRVALSALARVRPTTILEDATVPRSCIAPMVTFIQKTARKYDLTIGTFGHAGDGNLHPTCLTDERDRDEIARAHQAFAEIFAAALDMGGTITGEHGVGLAKKAYLPQLVGTTGLAVMGGIKKAFDPSGLLNPGKVF, encoded by the coding sequence ATGGAGCAAAGCTTCATCAGAGATCTTGCCAGCATCGTCGGCAGCGAATATGTATTATCCGACCGGGAAAGCCTTGCCTGCTATGGATACGATGCCACTCCGGAGTTGGAAAGTGCCCCCGGAGCTGTTGTCCTTCCGGCGCATGCCGACGAACTCGCCCGAATCATGGCCCGCTGCCACAGTGCCGGGGTGCCGGTTACGGCACGTGGCTCGGGGACAAACCTTTCGGGAGGCTCGCTCGGCACTCCGACTGGAATCGTTCTGCAAACAAGCAGAATGAACAGGGTCATCGAAATCGACAAAGAGAACCTGACCATCAGCGTCGAACCTGGAGTGATTACCAGCGCCGTCCATCGGGCCGTCGAAGCTCTCGATCTTTTCTATCCTCCCGACCCCGGCAGCATGAACATCTCCACCATCGGCGGGAACGTTGCCGAAAACTCCGGAGGCCTTCGCGGCCTGAAATACGGGGTAACCGCCGATTATGTCATGGGACTGCGAACGGTGCTCGCCGACGGGAATCTGCTCGCAACGGGAGGCAAAGCCGTCAAGGACGTGGCCGGCTACAATCTCAGGCAGCTGCTGGTCTCCTCGGAAGGAACGCTCGGTATCTTTGCGGAAGTCATCCTGAAGCTGATTCCCAAACCGGCGGCAAAAAAGACGATGCTGGCTCATTTTCCCGCCCTAGAGCAGGCGGCATTGGCAGTCTCTCACATCATTGCCGCCAGGATCATTCCATCGACCCTGGAATTCATGGATCGGGTAACCATCAAATGCGTCGAGGAATATGCCCACGTGGGACTCCCACTCGATGTTGACGCTGTACTTCTGATCGAAGTTGACGGCCATGCGGCCCAGGTCGGCGATGATGCCGCAGCAATCGGGGAAATCTGCCGCAAGGAGGGATGCTCACTGTTCCAGGAGGCTACGGATCCGGCAATGGCACTGCAACTAGCTACGGCACGAAGGGTAGCGCTCTCCGCCTTGGCGCGGGTAAGACCAACTACCATTCTGGAAGACGCCACGGTGCCCCGCAGCTGCATTGCACCAATGGTTACCTTTATCCAGAAAACGGCCCGCAAATACGATCTGACGATCGGCACATTCGGCCATGCCGGAGATGGCAATCTGCATCCGACCTGTCTCACCGATGAGCGGGACCGGGATGAAATTGCCCGGGCCCATCAGGCGTTCGCGGAAATTTTTGCTGCGGCTCTCGACATGGGGGGAACCATTACCGGCGAACATGGGGTAGGTTTGGCCAAAAAAGCATATCTTCCCCAACTCGTGGGAACCACCGGGCTGGCGGTGATGGGCGGTATCAAGAAGGCCTTTGATCCGAGTGGCCTGTTGAATCCGGGAAAAGTTTTCTAG
- a CDS encoding (Fe-S)-binding protein, whose translation MEYLELINCMRCGMCLPHCPTYKETFLETASPRGRVALIRKVAEGGLDISERLLTFLSLCLDCQACASACPCGVNAGELVADFTCERREGRALTIMEELILRRLLPHPDRLEVAIGPLRAYQRLGLQKIVRRLGILKMFPEKVERMEGLLPTLPRRPLRQLIDEITPAEGKERGTVGFFLGCVMSLVFSQASYATIRLLAALGYRVITPKAQKCCGAPNVLAGDRSGLLEAARFNSELFSRYEVDCIVTDCGGCGAELKKYRSHLADNPTAAAFSDKVLDISELLARHCEDLRPRLGALPVKVTYHDACHIAHGQGIRQEPRKLLALIPGLEFRELSEADACCGSAGTYNITRPAMADRVLQRKLDNIKATSAAVLVTSNPGCLLQLRKGLADDNVPLRVSHLTELLYESLRRGLP comes from the coding sequence ATGGAATACCTGGAATTGATCAATTGTATGCGTTGCGGCATGTGTCTGCCGCACTGCCCGACCTATAAAGAAACTTTTCTGGAAACGGCGTCACCGCGCGGACGGGTTGCGCTAATCCGCAAAGTGGCAGAGGGAGGACTCGATATCAGCGAACGGCTGCTGACTTTTCTCTCACTCTGTCTCGACTGCCAGGCATGTGCGTCAGCTTGTCCCTGTGGAGTCAACGCGGGCGAACTGGTGGCCGATTTTACCTGTGAACGGCGGGAGGGGAGGGCGCTGACCATAATGGAAGAGCTTATCCTCAGACGACTCCTGCCACATCCGGATCGCCTGGAGGTGGCTATCGGACCGTTACGCGCCTACCAGCGGCTCGGACTACAGAAAATCGTCAGGAGGCTGGGTATTCTCAAGATGTTTCCCGAGAAGGTCGAGCGAATGGAGGGGCTCCTGCCGACGCTGCCGCGCCGACCGCTGCGTCAGCTCATCGATGAGATCACCCCTGCAGAGGGTAAAGAGCGGGGGACGGTCGGTTTCTTTCTCGGATGCGTGATGAGCCTTGTTTTTTCGCAGGCCAGCTACGCTACCATCCGCCTGCTTGCCGCACTCGGCTACCGGGTGATCACCCCCAAGGCCCAGAAATGTTGCGGCGCGCCCAACGTACTGGCAGGAGATCGTTCTGGGCTGCTGGAAGCGGCACGATTCAACAGTGAGCTCTTTAGCCGCTATGAAGTCGACTGTATAGTAACCGATTGCGGCGGCTGCGGCGCCGAACTCAAGAAATATCGTTCCCATCTGGCTGACAATCCGACAGCGGCGGCTTTTAGTGATAAAGTTCTCGATATTTCAGAACTGCTGGCCAGACACTGCGAGGACCTTCGCCCCAGACTGGGAGCCCTGCCGGTCAAAGTCACCTATCACGATGCGTGTCACATTGCCCATGGGCAGGGTATTCGCCAGGAACCCCGCAAGCTCCTTGCGCTGATCCCAGGGCTTGAATTCCGGGAGTTATCGGAAGCCGATGCCTGTTGCGGTAGCGCGGGAACATACAATATCACCAGGCCGGCAATGGCTGACCGGGTGCTCCAGCGAAAACTCGACAACATCAAGGCCACCAGTGCGGCAGTACTTGTCACGTCAAATCCCGGCTGCCTGCTCCAATTGCGCAAAGGCTTAGCCGATGACAACGTACCATTGCGCGTCAGCCATCTTACCGAATTACTATATGAAAGTCTTCGCCGGGGGTTACCATAA
- a CDS encoding FadR/GntR family transcriptional regulator: MNFKPIKPKKISSQIADQIRSSILAGEFAPGQKLPPERELAELFGVSRPSVREALNMLAAAGFVESYQGGGTIVKSLVESSSGTPLSELIRVERERALDVIEVRKGMEAWTAFYAAQRALPEDIRKLAAIVDGMAQNLTGLKSSEDLDANFHIVVARATHNVVWFHLMQTIFDAMKEFQRGVWRAVYLTDEDHRTLYGHHKAIFEAIRDRDPAASREAMLTHLTFAEAKSNTYVNQARQSA; this comes from the coding sequence ATGAATTTCAAACCAATCAAGCCAAAAAAAATCTCATCACAGATTGCCGACCAGATTCGCTCCTCGATCCTGGCCGGCGAATTCGCCCCAGGCCAAAAGCTTCCCCCCGAGCGAGAGCTGGCCGAACTGTTCGGCGTGTCACGTCCGTCGGTGCGGGAAGCACTCAACATGCTGGCGGCAGCCGGCTTCGTAGAGTCGTATCAGGGGGGAGGGACCATCGTCAAGTCGCTCGTCGAGTCCTCGTCGGGCACGCCTCTTTCTGAGCTTATCCGGGTGGAGCGCGAACGAGCTCTCGACGTTATCGAGGTCAGGAAAGGAATGGAGGCATGGACTGCCTTCTATGCCGCGCAACGGGCACTCCCCGAGGATATCCGTAAGCTTGCGGCGATTGTCGACGGGATGGCCCAAAACCTCACGGGTCTGAAATCTTCTGAAGACCTGGATGCCAACTTCCACATCGTCGTCGCCCGCGCCACCCACAACGTTGTCTGGTTCCATCTGATGCAAACGATCTTCGATGCAATGAAGGAGTTTCAAAGGGGGGTATGGCGAGCTGTCTACCTGACCGACGAGGACCATCGCACGCTCTATGGTCACCACAAGGCTATCTTCGAAGCGATTCGGGATCGTGACCCCGCTGCCTCCCGTGAAGCGATGCTGACCCACCTCACGTTTGCCGAAGCCAAAAGCAATACGTACGTCAACCAAGCCCGGCAAAGCGCCTAG
- the secG gene encoding preprotein translocase subunit SecG produces the protein MTILLTILHIIVSVALIAIVLLQSGKGAEMGASFGAGGSQSVFGATGGTTFLSKLTTGAATIFMLTSLVLAYLSGQPGTSSIMSSKVPAKPAAPAQPTQPRPMAPPVQSTPVQGAPAPAAPAK, from the coding sequence ATGACTATCTTGCTTACCATCCTTCATATCATCGTTTCCGTTGCCTTGATTGCCATCGTGCTGCTGCAGTCGGGCAAGGGGGCGGAAATGGGAGCGTCCTTCGGTGCTGGCGGCAGCCAGTCGGTATTTGGTGCCACTGGTGGGACCACGTTTCTCAGTAAGCTAACGACGGGGGCGGCAACTATCTTTATGCTGACCTCTCTTGTCCTGGCTTATCTCTCCGGACAACCGGGGACCTCCTCGATCATGTCCTCGAAAGTACCCGCCAAACCGGCTGCGCCGGCTCAACCGACCCAGCCCCGTCCGATGGCCCCGCCCGTTCAGTCGACCCCTGTACAGGGAGCACCCGCTCCTGCCGCTCCTGCCAAATAA